The region CATTAGTAACAACAACACCATCTAATAACTTAGCTAGTTTTAATAACTTACTATCTACTTCAGCAATATCTTCAAAATCACCTTCATACATTTCAACTTGAACACTTTCTTCTTTCTGTAACTCATTTAAGATATCCAGCCCACGACGTCCTCGCACACGTTTTAAACTATCACCTGAATCGGCAATATATTGTAATTCATATAGAACAAAATTAGGAATTAATAAAACCCCTTCAATAAATCCAGTTTTAGCGACATCATAAATACGACCATCAATAATCACACTTGTATCCAAAATCTTATATTTGCGATGGGTATCATCTACTTTACGCTCTAAAACATCTTCCGTTGGATTTTTTTTATTTTTAGGTGAAAATATTTTTTTCCACTCATCTTGCTTCGTTGTTCCGACTCTGAAACCCAGATAAGCTAAAACAAACATGATAAAAGTTGGGACGACACTATTTACAACTTGGATATTCGAATTAAATAAGGGAATTGAAGCTAATACACCTAATAATAACCCCAACACAGTCCCCACAGTTCCGAAAAGTAAAAATCCCAAACTATAATCACTTAAAATACCTTCTGCTTTTTTTACTGATGCAACAGCATATTTTCCAAATGCGACAGAAATAATAAGAAAAATAAGACCACCAATTAGTCCATTTGTAAAATTGTTGTTTAATACGGCATAATGATTGACTTCAGCGAGTTCCCAAGCTCTTGGTAGAAAACTTATCCCTAAACTTAAGCCTAGTATCACCATTAAAAAGGTAAAACTTTTTTTAACCAATCTCAATCGCCTCCTTTATCTTTAATATGATTAAAATGCCGCTTCCGATTTTTCAAAAATTTTATGTAACGCTTCTCCTAATGTGGCAACTCCTACAATCTCAATTCCTTTAGGAGCTTCCCACCCTTGCAGATTATTTTTTGGAAGGTACATTTTTTTAAAACCTAATTTTTGAGCTTCAACGACACGTTGCTCAATCCGATTGACACGACGAATTTCACCGGTTAAGCCTATTTCGCCGACGAAACATTCTGTTGGTTTAGTTCCTTTTTCTTTGTAGCTTGAGGCTAACGCAACCGCTATAGCCAAATCAATCGCCGGCTCATCCAATTTGACCCCTCCCGCTGCTTTTAAGTATGCATCTTGGTTTTGTAATAATAGACCTGCACGTTTTTCAAGAACTGCCATAATTAATGATACGCGATTATAATCTAGTCCAGTTGCCGTTCTCTTCGCATTTCCAAACATGGTAGGTGTTACCAAAGACTGAACCTCAACCAAGATTGGTCTCGTTCCTTCCATCGACACAACGATTGCTGAGCCCGTCGCTCCATCAATTCGTTCTTCTAAAAAGGCTTCGGAAGGATTTTGAACTTCCACCAATCCTTGCTCTTTCATTTCAAAAATACCAATCTCATTGGTTGAACCAAAACGATTTTTGACCGCTCTTAGTATCCTAAATGTGTGATGGCGATCCCCTTCAAAGTACAACACAGTATCTACCATGTGTTCTAACATTCTCGGTCCTGCCAACGACCCTTCCTTTGTAACATGGCCAACAATAAAAATAGCAATACCATTTGTTTTTGCAATCTGCATTAATTCAGCTGTTGTTTCACGCACTTGACTAACACTGCCCGTTGCACTGGAAATTTCTGGTTGCATCATCGTTTGAATTGAATCAATGATAACGT is a window of Vagococcus intermedius DNA encoding:
- a CDS encoding PIN/TRAM domain-containing protein codes for the protein MVKKSFTFLMVILGLSLGISFLPRAWELAEVNHYAVLNNNFTNGLIGGLIFLIISVAFGKYAVASVKKAEGILSDYSLGFLLFGTVGTVLGLLLGVLASIPLFNSNIQVVNSVVPTFIMFVLAYLGFRVGTTKQDEWKKIFSPKNKKNPTEDVLERKVDDTHRKYKILDTSVIIDGRIYDVAKTGFIEGVLLIPNFVLYELQYIADSGDSLKRVRGRRGLDILNELQKEESVQVEMYEGDFEDIAEVDSKLLKLAKLLDGVVVTNDFNLNKVAEFQNVPVLNINALANAVKPVVIPGENLHVLVVKDGTERQQGVAYLDDGTMIVVEDGQHYMNQKIEVVVTSALQTAAGRMIFAKPAHTQRGLKHDEVEAKS
- the radA gene encoding DNA repair protein RadA gives rise to the protein MAKKAKTQFECQACGYISPKYLGRCPNCGQWNEMLEVKLQEEVSRNSRVSLAGKRTTATKLGEVASKKEPRVKTKLGELNRVLGGGVVPGSLVLIGGDPGIGKSTLLLQVSQQLHQSGGKVLYVSGEESAEQIKMRAERLSIEGNDFFVYPETDMSNIRQTIEELAPDYVIIDSIQTMMQPEISSATGSVSQVRETTAELMQIAKTNGIAIFIVGHVTKEGSLAGPRMLEHMVDTVLYFEGDRHHTFRILRAVKNRFGSTNEIGIFEMKEQGLVEVQNPSEAFLEERIDGATGSAIVVSMEGTRPILVEVQSLVTPTMFGNAKRTATGLDYNRVSLIMAVLEKRAGLLLQNQDAYLKAAGGVKLDEPAIDLAIAVALASSYKEKGTKPTECFVGEIGLTGEIRRVNRIEQRVVEAQKLGFKKMYLPKNNLQGWEAPKGIEIVGVATLGEALHKIFEKSEAAF